The Mercurialis annua linkage group LG8, ddMerAnnu1.2, whole genome shotgun sequence genome window below encodes:
- the LOC126662167 gene encoding cationic amino acid transporter 7, chloroplastic-like produces MENHHHHHNSSFSSFTTYLQALSQTPSRLARRAVSVSTSYDEMSRVKARSGSEMRRTLRWYDLVCFGVGGMVGAGVFVTTGRASRLYAGPAVVLSYAIAGLCALLSAFCYTEFAVDMPVAGGAFSYLRVTFGEFAAFITGANLIMDYVMSNAAVARGFTAYLGAAIGMSTSKWRLVVHALPNGFNEIDMLAVLVVLAITLIICYSTRESSMVNMVLTALHILFIVFVIVMGFWKGQWKNFSQPADPINHPSGFFPFGAKGVFNGAAVVYLSYIGYDAVSTLAEEVHNPVKDIPVGVSGSVALVTLLYCLMAASMSMLLPYDSIDAEAPFSAAFKGKSDGWEWVSNVIGVGASFGILTSLLVSMLGQARYMCVIGRSSVVPEWFARVHPKTSTPVNASVFLGIFTATIALITDLEVLLNLVSIGTLFVFYMVANAVIYRRYVAIGITKPWPTLSFLCSFSFTSLLVTLIWQFMPQGKLKAFMLGACTMTAIAIIQVFHCTVPQARKPEFWGVPLMPWTPCVSIFLNIFLLGSLDGPSYLRFAFFTGLAVLVYVLYSVHASFDAQGDGCLSQKNGDIMLKESAESEHPCSKV; encoded by the exons atggagaatcatcatcatcatcataacTCTTCTTTCTCAAGCTTCACCACTTACCTTCAAGCTCTCTCGCAAACCCCGTCTCGTCTGGCTCGTCGTGCTGTCTCCGTATCGACTTCGTACGACGAAATGAGCCGAGTCAAGGCTCGTTCGGGTTCCGAAATGCGGAGAACTCTTCGTTGGTATGACCTAGTCTGCTTCGGCGTGGGGGGTATGGTTGGCGCGGGTGTGTTCGTTACCACGGGTAGAGCCAGTCGTTTATACGCTGGCCCTGCTGTTGTTCTCTCGTACGCCATTGCGGGTCTCTGCGCTCTACTTTCCGCGTTCTGTTACACTGAATTCGCGGTAGATATGCCTGTCGCGGGTGGTGCTTTCAGCTACCTACGCGTCACCTTCG GCGAGTTCGCTGCATTCATAACGGGTGCGAATCTGATAATGGACTACGTGATGTCGAACGCAGCCGTGGCGAGAGGCTTCACCGCCTATTTAGGTGCAGCAATTGGGATGTCCACATCCAAATGGAGGCTAGTGGTCCATGCTTTACCCAATGGCTTTAATGAGATCGATATGCTTGCTGTTCTTGTCGTTTTAGCCATTACTCTCATCATTTGTTACAG TACGCGAGAGAGCTCAATGGTGAACATGGTGCTAACAGCGCTACACATTTTATTCATTGTGTTTGTAATAGTAATGGGATTTTGGAAAGGGCAATGGAAGAATTTCTCGCAACCTGCCGACCCCATTAACCATCCATCTGGGTTCTTCCCATTTGGAGCCAAGGGTGTGTTCAATGGAGCAGCTGTAGTTTATTTGAGTTACATCGGATACGACGCCGTTTCGACTCTAGCCGAAGAAGTGCATAATCCTGTTAAGGATATTCCCGTTGGCGTTTCGGGCTCCGTCGCGCTCGTTACGCTTCTTTATTGCCTAATGGCCGCTTCCATGTCTATGCTGCTCCCATATGATTCG ATTGATGCTGAGGCGCCATTTTCGGCAGCTTTTAAAGGGAAATCTGACGGCTGGGAATGGGTGTCAAACGTTATAGGAGTGGGGGCTAGTTTTGGAATTCTAACATCCTTGCTGGTTTCAATGTTGGGTCAAGCAAGATACATGTGTGTAATCGGACGGTCAAGCGTTGTCCCTGAGTGGTTCGCCAGGGTCCACCCTAAGACATCAACGCCTGTGAACGCTTCCGTATTTCTGG GTATTTTCACAGCGACAATTGCTCTTATTACAGATCTAGAAGTACTCCTAAATTTGGTGTCGATAGGAACATTGTTCGTGTTCTACATGGTAGCAAATGCCGTAATTTACAGGCGTTACGTGGCGATAGGGATAACTAAACCGTGGCCTACATTATCTTTTCTTTGCTCATTCTCCTTCACCTCTTTACTAGTCACACTAATTTGGCAATTCATGCCACAAGGAAAGCTAAAAGCCTTTATGCTCGGCGCTTGTACAATGACAGCGATTGCAATAATACAAGTGTTTCATTGCACGGTGCCACAAGCTAGAAAGCCGGAGTTTTGGGGGGTTCCATTGATGCCATGGACACCTTGTGTTTCTATCTTCTTGAACATTTTCTTATTGGGGTCGCTTGACGGGCCATCATACCTGCGGTTCGCCTTCTTTACGGGACTTGCGGTGCTAGTGTATGTATTGTATAGTGTGCATGCCAGCTTTGATGCTCAAGGAGATGGGTGTTTGAGTCAAAAGAATGGGGATATTATGCTGAAAGAATCAGCAGAAAGTGAGCACCCTTGTTCtaaagtataa